The DNA segment TCAGAAAAGCCTTTTGACATTTTTGAGGTGTGTGCATATAGCTTTGTCTTAGGATTGTTGGATGAGAATATACTATATGCAAATTTGAGATGTAGCATGTTAGCTATTGACAGAAATACCACTTGACTTAACCCAAATATATATCCAATTATATTAGTGCAAAAAGTGTTACTCATGGACAACAAAGTGTCTGAGACCTTAAGGGTTTCATGACATTCCAGCAATGGTTCATATGATTGACCTCTGTGTGAACCTATGAACCAACTTGTAAAATCCTGAAGGCAAAAACATGCCATTTAACAATTCATGTTGGAGGGGAATTACTGTCCTCAAAATTCTACGGTTAGGGAATATATTACTTTCACATATTCATCTTTCATCTTGTTatagataacttgaaatcatatTCTTTTGCAGGGATCAGGTTAAATTAATTAACAATTGAAGATCTATCACCAATGAGTTATCGAGGTTAAGACAATAGTCCTATATCTCGGATATTTCAAGACAATAATCTACACTGCAATGGAATTTGCCAATTACATAACtggaattttttttctaattgatATGATTTCTGAGTTATTCTTGTTTTTTAATACTGTCAAAACTTTTCCTGTCTACTGGATATAAATTGGTCCCTCAATCTACTAGCATTTCATAAAAGCATCATAGAATAACCTCTGGTTAAGAGACAACATCTACACCTCAAGCATTGAAAGACAGCAATAACTCCTATGGTTGGTGGAGAACACAAAATTTACAATTTTACCTTTTTCTAGTTGACCTTGGACTCAACCGATCTAACTTCCaacaatgaaattttttatttttcaataatttgTATCGAGCCCTATCTATTAGCATCAAATATTCCAATATCAGAATTACACACTTTGAATTGACTTAGCAATTAAGGTACATACTAAATTGACATAGCAGCATAACGTACCTAATTTAATTTGACTCAGCGGCATAGTTAAGGTACATATTTTGAATTGACTTAGCAGAAGCAATGTGAAAATACACATAAAATGGGAAGACTTCCATAGTTCCATCCTGAAAGCAACTAAGCATGACTTGAGGTAAAATAGTTTAGTATGTTTTATTTTAATAGGCACAATCACCATCCTTGTTCCATGAGAAATAGGGATTGAACGAATTATAAACCTTGAACCTAAATTTGAATTTGCAACATTACATAGACAAAAGCCTCTTCTTTTTACAAGTGCTGGTAAATGTGAAAAACTGAAAAAATGGGTGTTCTCATCCTCAATGCATAATTGATTAAACACACTAATGCATTTATCTTAGAAACCTTTCCAAGTAAAACAAGGGTAAGTGACAAGTTTAATAAATCGAGCATAAATCCAATCAAGGGTGTTGTATGAATAAACAACTATGCTAACTATAGGTACTAATGTCTGGTTAACTCAACCAAGATCTGATTGGTTAGAACCCAAAATTCTCGAGAAATCAATAATCATCAGGAGTTGGCAAAAGTATCAACCAATGTAGAGGCTAGATCCATGACTCAAGAAACAGGGAACCATCCAGAACCAACTAGTGTTCACTGCTTTCAGCCAACTGAATAATTCTAGGTCAACTTTGACTAATTTATATAGGGCTTGTAATACCCAAGCTGGCTTGAGTCCATTGAACTGGACCAGTATCAAGCCGAGTCAGGGCTAAACCATCTAGCCATTGGGCCTCAACCGAGCCAGCTTAATTGAGTCCAATTAAGCTTTTTGAGCTTGATTCACCTTGAGTGCGTAACTCTTTTCAACCCAAAAGAGTGGACCATAGATATATCATAATACATGTTCAAGAATTTATCTTGAGCCACAAGCAGAGCCCTCAAGGAGTTGCCCATTCATCACCTGAACCTCAAACCCTTGTATACCCTTTGTACCACATTTTCAGTACTGATTCTGGCCTGGTTTTGATCAAATTTCATCTGACCCAATTTGATCCACTGCCAATCTGGTTCTTGATTTCTCAAACATAGCTTATTGAAAAGTCAAAGAACCTAAGTTTAAAGGTAAATTTGCCTTCAAATTGATAAAAATCAAGACGTCCACAAATTAAAGAAACAATCTATAAGTTTAAGCAATAAGTTATGAATAAAAGTGATAAAGTTTTAGCAAATAATCTAATGATGGTAATAATATTTGACATGAAGCAATTTAGCAAGAGAACACATTACTCATTTACCATCAAGTTCATGATGTAGATCAAAAAAGATATTTAGTCACATGGACCTATTTGAATGAACACATTTTTCCAGTTTGCCTAAAAAGTTATTATCAAATTGGTTTTCTAAATCTGATCCATCTTTCTTTTCCATTAACAAGCAgcaaattatgccttaatggAAAAAATCATAACTAATTGAACAAGAAGAATAATGGAGGACCATAGTTAGTAGCACTAGACAAATATTACCTTTCTTCCAGCATAGCTGACCCCTCCTCAAATAATTCCTCCACAGCGCCAACAGAAGAAAGTTTGTTAGGTTTGCCAGCAGCATTCTGTGGCTTCTTCCCAAAGAGTGATCTGAACTTGTTTTGCTGTTTTACTGGTGATGGTAGTGGGAGAGTGTGATCAGATGGAATTATATCAACAACTAGGCAAGTCGTGTCATCTTTCAAGCCACTTGTTCTCAATGCTTCCTAAACCAATTGATCATACATGAAGAACTCTAAATGAGCTAACTATAATCATAAGATGTAATGAGAAAGAAACTGACAAATTACAAACAGTGACAAGTTATTTATGCTCGTCATCACCTTAACAACGAGCTTTGCAGCAAGTTCCGCAGGAATTCCTCGGCAAGCTTTGGCTGCTAGCTCGGATGAAAGGGCATCCCATATGCCATCAGAAGCAATTATCAAACGTCCTCCAACACTTGAAAGCTGATCATCCGACAAGTTAAAACAAAGTCATTCAAATAACATCAAATACCGCAAATCACCAAGCTTGATGGCCCACACCTTGACTTGCTTCACATGAGGAATCGGGACAATGAACTCGCCCACATCTGTATCCCCGATTGACCTTGAAAGGCATAACCCACCCGGCCAACAGCGAAGCGGTCCAACCTAAGAAGCAGCATGCACATAAATCAGACAATGCAAACAAGACATTAGGATCATGTCATAGCCTTGAACATCAGATATTTTGGCAACCAATACCTCTTTTCCACCGCAAATATTAAGCCTTCCAACCTCTCCTCCACTAGCAGTCACACGTTCCCTCTCCTCAACATTCTCTTCCAGCCTATGATCAACCGTAAGCAATGAGACCACACCGTCTTGCGAATCCAGAATGCACCTCGAGTCACCCACAGATGCAACTGTGACAGTCCACCCATCGACGACAACCAGCGTCGCTGTCGTCCCAGAAGTCTCCCCTGCCAGAACAACAAAAGCtcagtttttcttcttttttttcttcggtCAAATGTACAAAGTCAACAGCAGCGCGTAAACTAAATTTTGCCTTTGCGCTGGAAATCGATGTCCGTCTTGACAAAACCAGCGACCAGTGCACGCGGAAGGGCTTCAAGCCATTCTTCCCTACCGATTCCCTGAGGGATCGCGCTCATAACGTGCTCCAAAAGGTGCTCTTTTGCGAACACAGCAGCAGAAACACCATTGTGCCCGTCAAAGATCTGTACAGGAAGTGACATCAAACCAAAGGGAACATGAGGAGGAACAAAGGAAACTGAAACCGAATGGTGGATCAGGAGTACCGCGAAGACCGAGAAGGAGGAGGCGGCGTCGCCGGGGACCCGAAGGCAGTCGGGCCTGACAAGGAAGTAGTCCTCCCCTCTCTTGGCGAAGGCGGCGTGCCCGTACTTGATGGCGGGCTTCTCGGACTGGCCCCCGCGAAGCTCGCGGCCGATGAGGGTCGCCAGCGGGACCATGGGCGGTCGCATGCTCGGATCTCGAGGCCGCACCTCAGTAGCCATCGGTGGCGGACGTCGCGGTCCCCTAAAGAACCCTAATCCGTTCCCCTCGACACAAATCACTCACCTAGCCCCCATTCCCGTCAATCTCCTCCCAAGAACCCACATTACCACCCTCTCAATCCGGTCCAAAGCAAGACTCCAAGCAGAAAAAAAATATCGAACTTTTGACTAAGAAAACCTTACCAAGAAGAACTGGTTTCGACGATCGGAAAGAGCAATGCGGACCATAAAAATTCGATCTCCGGGATCGAGAAAGGATGGGACTGGGATCAGAGGGACCGAGAAGAGCACGCCCAATTGGGCGAAGAAAACGAGAAAGGGGTAGTCGATCAGGGAGTCTTTCACTGTAGGAACACAAcacagagcgagagagagagagagagagagagagagcgcggagATGGGGAATAAAAAGGagatctttttcctttttatcatgGAAAGATGGCTCTGAGGGGAAAGAAGGTGAGGAAAGAGGGGGAATGCATAGGATTGGGACCAAGGAAATTTTTATGTGGTGTTTTCCAGTTGTGCTGCCTATCCCCCACTACTCGCTGCCTAAACTAAAGCCTCTTGATTGGGTTGTGTAGCTGTAGCCCTCTGTGATGCTGCGTATGGAGAGGGAAGGAGGACCACACGGTCATAATGACTTGGGTGCCCCTCTGCCATGGATGAGACTTTTAAGCAGGGGAGATCGGGCATGCTTCCTCTGCGTCAAATGGGTTTGGAGGTCATGAAATCTTCTGCTAACAATGTCTCTACTGGATCTTTGTTTGATCACCAAATGGTGCGAATACGAACGCAGCTTCGATGAGTGGCGAGAAGGGGCAGATAAGGGAACGCAGCGCCGGGAGGGGCCCGCATGGGCCGGCGCCACCGCACGCGGTTTTGCCGCGTGATGGCCACCCGCGTGGGCCCGACGCTTCCCCCTGCGGTGCCGCGACCATGTGAGGCTGGGCCCCGCGCCGGTCATTGACCCTCCcccccgcccccgcccccgcACCCCGTCTCTCGTCGTCTCCATCAGCCGTGCCTTTGACGTCGACGCATGAAAAGGAGAGACAGAggcagaaagagaagaagaagaagagtgtgGGATTGCAGCTGGCTGTCTTCGGCCTCCTTCCCTTCGCCACCGCGCTTGGTCGAGGAATGATGTAGCTTTGCTTCTTCTCCCGCGGAGGTCGGATGGAGGCGATGAGAAGAGAATCTACCGTAAACGTTCCCCGTCCTTCGTGTTATTGCGTGGCAGTGTATTCCATCATCCAAGCTACAGGAAGAAGACACGGGGGGGGGACACAGACAGTATGCTTGAGCATGGGAGCATCTCAGCACATAGCAGCTCCTGTGCAGAAGCGTGCAAACTAATTGGGAAATGTTCATGGTCCAACTCAGATCGGATCGATCGGT comes from the Musa acuminata AAA Group cultivar baxijiao chromosome BXJ2-8, Cavendish_Baxijiao_AAA, whole genome shotgun sequence genome and includes:
- the LOC135618999 gene encoding probable protein phosphatase 2C 33, with the protein product MATEVRPRDPSMRPPMVPLATLIGRELRGGQSEKPAIKYGHAAFAKRGEDYFLVRPDCLRVPGDAASSFSVFAIFDGHNGVSAAVFAKEHLLEHVMSAIPQGIGREEWLEALPRALVAGFVKTDIDFQRKGETSGTTATLVVVDGWTVTVASVGDSRCILDSQDGVVSLLTVDHRLEENVEERERVTASGGEVGRLNICGGKEVGPLRCWPGGLCLSRSIGDTDVGEFIVPIPHVKQVKLSSVGGRLIIASDGIWDALSSELAAKACRGIPAELAAKLVVKEALRTSGLKDDTTCLVVDIIPSDHTLPLPSPVKQQNKFRSLFGKKPQNAAGKPNKLSSVGAVEELFEEGSAMLEERLGKSFSSRENTGLLRCAICQTDQVPDDDLFVNSGDLFSPPSKQQEGPYLCVDCQRKKDAMEGKRPSDSSMSR